In Capillimicrobium parvum, a genomic segment contains:
- a CDS encoding PucR family transcriptional regulator — translation MNARESLIVPHIATGDPSRHDGLLLRAASSADDAQRAARGARLVHAAMIDSALAGAGVGGVAAIAAEKLLGTVAIVLPEVDVAVISPDRGDDRLAELRRYVTAGMRGQLAHAPVALAGELPIDLLGDRLGSVLVLEVGNVQLLGEVLEVTAMAALTAVTLAHGTSLTQRHARAGLLEDMRRHPGPPVAEVLARARRLGSDLTAGASALCARLAPGDAERVLATIEGELPGALAAVRDDRVEALLPGSDDDAAAPDAVARRLARRLRERGAAALAPFERDPADLHIALDAAEIGLLLAEQAGVELEELLVGSWRLLVRTAATDPRQLDALIDTTVGPALEPGHPSLAAPVDTLNAYIDQGASMTATAQALYLHRHTVASHLERIAEATGHDPLSPRGQEQLALGLKALAIRNIMERPPPSDVRRPIRGQELGAVPVA, via the coding sequence ATGAACGCCAGAGAATCGCTGATCGTTCCGCACATCGCGACCGGTGACCCGTCCCGGCACGATGGCCTCCTGCTGCGGGCGGCGTCCAGCGCCGACGACGCGCAGCGGGCCGCGCGGGGCGCGCGCCTCGTGCACGCGGCGATGATCGATTCGGCGTTGGCGGGCGCCGGAGTCGGCGGCGTCGCGGCGATCGCGGCCGAGAAGCTCCTCGGGACCGTGGCGATCGTGCTTCCCGAGGTCGACGTGGCGGTGATCTCGCCCGATCGCGGCGACGATCGGCTGGCCGAGCTGCGACGGTACGTGACCGCCGGCATGCGGGGTCAACTGGCCCACGCGCCCGTCGCGCTCGCCGGTGAGCTGCCGATCGACCTGCTCGGCGACCGTCTCGGCTCCGTGCTGGTCCTCGAGGTGGGCAACGTTCAGCTGCTCGGAGAGGTCCTCGAGGTCACCGCGATGGCCGCGCTGACCGCCGTGACGCTGGCCCACGGGACCTCGCTGACCCAGCGCCACGCACGTGCCGGCCTGTTGGAGGACATGCGGCGCCACCCAGGGCCGCCGGTGGCCGAGGTGCTCGCGCGCGCCCGGAGACTCGGGTCCGACCTCACCGCGGGGGCCAGCGCATTGTGCGCCCGACTGGCTCCCGGCGACGCGGAGCGGGTCCTGGCGACGATCGAGGGGGAGCTGCCGGGCGCCCTGGCGGCGGTGCGCGACGACCGGGTGGAGGCGCTGCTGCCCGGGTCCGACGACGACGCGGCTGCGCCGGACGCGGTGGCGCGACGGCTCGCTCGGCGGTTGCGCGAACGGGGCGCCGCGGCCCTGGCGCCGTTCGAGCGCGATCCGGCCGACCTGCACATCGCCCTGGACGCCGCCGAGATCGGGTTGCTGCTCGCTGAGCAGGCAGGCGTCGAGCTCGAGGAGCTGCTGGTCGGAAGCTGGCGCCTGCTCGTGCGCACCGCTGCGACGGATCCGCGCCAGCTCGACGCACTGATCGACACGACGGTGGGTCCGGCGCTCGAGCCCGGCCACCCGTCCCTCGCCGCGCCGGTCGACACGCTGAACGCGTACATCGACCAGGGCGCGAGCATGACCGCCACCGCTCAGGCGCTCTATCTGCACCGTCACACCGTCGCGTCGCACCTCGAGCGCATCGCCGAGGCGACGGGGCACGATCCGCTGTCGCCGCGCGGTCAGGAGCAGCTTGCGCTCGGCCTCAAGGCGCTGGCCATTCGCAACATCATGGAGCGGCCGCCCCCGTCCGACGTGCGCCGTCCGATCCGCGGTCAGGAGCTCGGCGCAGTTCCCGTGGCCTGA
- a CDS encoding PucR family transcriptional regulator: MTIDALIDEDVAPVTTVPCLEVRALIDDVLAPAAGEIADRLARVIHRHDAAPGDDAGTIADTLASCEANVRMQLAMWRNGQDPSHAEPPEAAIAYARFCAREDRSLADLLRIYHIGQEELMRIVRHELASRLPAETMFAALDQVCTFVFTYNDAVLVRLEEVHRRERATAARTTVARRRRMLAAILAGEPADPCDAADCLGYDVRRHHLGVVLWGAEPDRLGAEAARLASTLGTGAPLTEPLGGSALAAWFGGWEPPDPALVRPADGGVRIALGTVRPGVEGFRATHADALVARRVSRECRLADPAVDYPALALAGLLIADAERARTFVADELGALAGGERPDAMHRLRMTLETYFAELASVARTARRLGVHENTVSYRLQRVCEIRGRPLTERTLELQAALRLARLFSEPETDADLHPRCTER; this comes from the coding sequence GTGACGATCGATGCCTTGATCGACGAAGACGTCGCTCCCGTGACGACGGTTCCCTGTCTCGAGGTCCGCGCGTTGATCGATGACGTGCTCGCGCCCGCCGCCGGTGAGATCGCCGACCGGCTCGCCCGAGTGATCCACCGGCACGATGCGGCTCCGGGCGATGACGCGGGGACGATCGCCGACACGTTGGCCAGCTGCGAGGCGAACGTCCGGATGCAGCTCGCGATGTGGCGCAACGGTCAGGATCCGTCGCACGCCGAACCGCCCGAGGCCGCGATCGCCTACGCCCGATTCTGCGCCCGGGAGGACCGCTCGCTGGCCGACCTGCTGCGGATCTATCACATCGGCCAGGAGGAGCTCATGCGCATCGTGCGCCACGAGCTCGCGTCGCGTCTGCCCGCCGAGACGATGTTCGCCGCGCTCGACCAGGTCTGCACGTTTGTGTTCACCTACAACGACGCCGTCCTCGTCCGGCTCGAGGAGGTCCATCGCCGCGAACGGGCGACCGCCGCGCGTACGACGGTCGCACGACGGCGGCGGATGCTCGCGGCGATCCTGGCCGGAGAGCCGGCGGATCCGTGCGACGCCGCCGACTGCCTGGGCTACGACGTGCGCCGTCATCACCTCGGCGTCGTGCTCTGGGGCGCCGAGCCCGACCGTCTGGGGGCCGAGGCCGCCCGGCTCGCGTCCACGCTGGGCACGGGCGCCCCGCTCACCGAGCCGCTGGGCGGGTCGGCGCTGGCCGCCTGGTTCGGCGGCTGGGAGCCACCGGACCCGGCACTGGTCCGCCCCGCCGATGGTGGGGTGCGCATTGCGCTGGGCACCGTCCGGCCCGGGGTCGAAGGCTTTCGGGCGACGCACGCCGACGCGCTGGTCGCTCGCCGTGTCTCGCGGGAGTGCCGGCTGGCCGACCCGGCGGTCGACTACCCGGCCCTCGCGCTGGCGGGGCTGCTCATCGCGGACGCCGAGCGGGCGCGCACCTTCGTCGCGGACGAGCTCGGCGCCCTTGCGGGCGGCGAGCGCCCCGACGCGATGCATCGCCTGCGCATGACGCTCGAGACGTACTTCGCCGAGCTCGCTTCGGTGGCCCGGACGGCGCGGCGCCTCGGCGTCCATGAGAACACCGTCAGCTACCGCCTGCAGAGGGTCTGCGAGATTCGCGGCCGGCCGCTGACCGAGCGCACGCTCGAGCTGCAGGCGGCGCTGCGCCTTGCCCGCCTGTTCTCCGAACCCGAGACCGACGCCGATCTCCATCCCCGTTGTACCGAGCGTTAG